A section of the Serratia liquefaciens ATCC 27592 genome encodes:
- a CDS encoding glycoside hydrolase family 31 protein, translating into MKTLKNWTLAGQYADRIELLVDERHLFCMYVLENHLCRVLIKRSGELALDRTWSIAPQTDVPWEGRDRLSVAGFNLPGYHLQQHEDRLVLTTSALRVTVHQPLWLEWEHCNAAGEWRPLAADRPTSAYLLNPHGDGVAHYQRRHAAERYYGLGEKAGDLERSGRRFEMRNLDAMGYNAASTDPLYKHIPFTITRGEEASFGLFYDNLSSCWLDLGNEIDNYHLAYRRYQAEAGDLDYYLFLGPKVLDVTKAFVRLTGKTHFGPKWSLGYSGSTMHYTDAPDAQQQLRQFIELCHQHDIPCDSFQLSSGYTSIGNKRYVFNWNYDKVPQPKQLSQAFHDAGLKLAANIKPCLLQDHPQYQQAAQLGLFIRDSESDRPERSSFWDDEGSHLDFTNPAAVHWWQQGVTQQLLEMGIDSTWNDNNEYEVWDGEARCHGFGQPIAIKHIRPVMPLLMMRASMEAQQRFAPELRPYLISRSGCAGMQRYVQTWSGDNRTSWQTLRYNIRMGLGMSLSGLYNLGHDVGGFSGDRPDAELLVRWVQNGVMHPRFTIHSWNDDATVNEPWMYPAVTPAVREAIALRYRLMPYFYTLLWQACVDDEPMLRPTFLDHEHDERTLNETDDFMIGRDLLVASVVEQGQRQRPVYLPDNGDGWYCFYSGQWFSGGQAVLLEAPLERLPLLVRAGAAIPLSSRLAHVDVTADDRRELKLYPLKGCGSASGLLFEDDGESYGWQQGDALWLRWEMLSDTQRIMLNITAEGRFKPAWQTLACSLPTGETRELWINGVPGSRFTLE; encoded by the coding sequence ATGAAAACCTTAAAAAACTGGACGCTGGCAGGACAGTATGCCGATCGTATTGAACTGCTGGTCGATGAACGCCATCTGTTTTGCATGTACGTGTTGGAAAACCACCTGTGTCGCGTGTTGATCAAGCGCAGCGGAGAGCTGGCGCTGGATCGCACCTGGAGCATTGCGCCACAGACCGACGTGCCCTGGGAAGGGCGCGACCGGCTGAGCGTCGCCGGTTTCAACCTGCCGGGTTACCACTTGCAGCAGCATGAGGATCGGTTGGTGCTGACCACCTCTGCGCTGCGCGTGACCGTGCATCAGCCGCTGTGGCTGGAATGGGAACACTGTAACGCCGCCGGTGAATGGCGTCCGCTGGCAGCCGATCGGCCCACCAGCGCCTATTTGCTTAACCCGCACGGTGACGGCGTGGCCCATTATCAACGTCGCCATGCCGCCGAGCGCTATTATGGCCTGGGCGAGAAGGCCGGTGATTTGGAGCGCAGCGGCCGCCGTTTTGAAATGCGCAATCTGGATGCGATGGGTTACAACGCCGCCAGCACTGACCCGCTGTACAAGCACATTCCTTTCACCATCACCCGTGGAGAAGAGGCCAGCTTTGGGCTGTTTTACGACAACCTGAGCAGTTGCTGGCTGGATTTGGGTAACGAGATCGACAATTACCACCTGGCCTATCGCCGCTATCAGGCCGAGGCGGGGGATTTGGATTATTACCTGTTCCTCGGGCCAAAGGTGCTGGATGTCACCAAGGCGTTTGTACGCCTGACCGGCAAGACACACTTCGGGCCAAAATGGAGCCTGGGCTACAGCGGATCCACCATGCATTACACCGATGCGCCGGATGCTCAACAGCAGCTACGGCAGTTTATTGAGCTTTGTCACCAACATGACATTCCCTGTGACTCCTTCCAGCTGTCCTCGGGTTATACCTCGATCGGCAACAAGCGTTACGTGTTCAACTGGAACTACGACAAGGTGCCGCAACCCAAGCAGTTGAGTCAGGCTTTCCACGATGCCGGATTGAAATTGGCGGCCAACATCAAGCCGTGCCTGTTGCAGGATCATCCGCAGTATCAACAGGCGGCGCAGTTAGGGCTGTTTATCCGCGATTCAGAAAGCGATAGGCCGGAGCGTTCGAGCTTTTGGGACGACGAAGGCTCACATCTGGACTTCACCAATCCGGCGGCAGTGCACTGGTGGCAGCAGGGCGTGACTCAGCAACTGCTGGAAATGGGCATCGATTCCACCTGGAATGACAATAACGAATATGAAGTGTGGGACGGCGAGGCGCGTTGCCACGGTTTTGGCCAGCCGATCGCCATCAAGCATATTCGCCCGGTGATGCCGTTGCTGATGATGCGCGCCTCGATGGAGGCGCAGCAGCGCTTTGCTCCTGAGCTGCGGCCGTACCTGATTTCACGCTCCGGCTGTGCCGGTATGCAACGTTATGTGCAGACCTGGAGCGGCGATAACCGTACCAGTTGGCAAACCCTGCGTTACAACATTCGCATGGGGCTGGGCATGAGCCTGTCCGGTTTGTACAACCTCGGGCACGACGTGGGCGGTTTCTCCGGCGACAGGCCGGACGCCGAACTGCTGGTGCGTTGGGTGCAAAATGGCGTGATGCATCCGCGTTTCACCATTCACTCCTGGAACGACGACGCCACGGTTAACGAACCCTGGATGTACCCTGCGGTGACGCCGGCAGTGCGCGAGGCGATTGCTTTGCGTTATCGGCTGATGCCGTATTTCTACACCTTGCTGTGGCAGGCCTGCGTCGACGACGAACCGATGCTGCGCCCGACCTTCCTCGACCACGAGCATGATGAGCGCACGCTGAACGAAACCGATGATTTTATGATAGGTCGCGATCTGCTGGTGGCCAGCGTGGTGGAGCAGGGGCAGCGTCAGCGGCCGGTGTATCTGCCGGATAACGGCGACGGCTGGTACTGCTTCTACAGCGGCCAATGGTTCAGCGGCGGCCAGGCGGTGCTGCTGGAGGCACCGCTGGAGCGCTTGCCGCTGCTGGTACGTGCCGGTGCCGCGATACCTTTGTCGTCGCGATTGGCGCATGTTGACGTGACGGCGGACGATCGGCGCGAGCTGAAGCTGTATCCGCTCAAAGGCTGTGGCAGCGCTTCTGGGCTGTTATTCGAAGATGA